GACAGATGCACAGATGTATTGGAGCTTATTCACACTGACATTTGTGGGCCTTTTGTTCCACCTGCTATGGGCGGCTATAAATACtttatcaccttcattgatgactttTCCCGATATGGTCATATTGAGCTCATTCGTGAGAAGTCTGAATCTTTGGATGCCTTTAAGATTTTCAAGACGAATGTTGAGCTCCAAAAGGGAAAGAAGATTAAAGCTGTCAattctgatagaggtggagagtattatgggTGTTATGATGAAACTGGAAGGAACCCCGGGCCGTTTGCCAGACACTTGCAGGAATGTGgcattgatgcaagatatacaatgccaggTACACCCCAACAGAATGGAATTGCTGAAAGAAGGAATCACACACTTCTTGATATGGTACGTTGTATGTTAATTCATTCTAGCTTACCAGagtttttatggggtgaggcattaagGACTGctgcttatatcttgaatcaagtacCTAGCAAGTCGGTTCCAAAGACGCCATACGAGCTGTGGTCAGGCAAGAAATCGAGTTTGCGTCATTTTCACGTTTGGGGATGCAAAGCTGAAGTAAGGCCTTATAATCCACAATCTAAGAAGCTGGATCCGAAAACTATCAGTGGGAGTTTCATAGGCTACACTATTGGTTCGAGAGGTTCTAGGTTCTATTGTCCCTCTCACACCACCAGGGTGATAGAATCAGACCGAGCTTTctattttgaggatgaatttggttcaagtcaagggtcaagagaaattgtGTTCAGGGAAGAGCGTGTCTATGTCCCTGTACCTGTTGCTTCCGCTTCCGCTTCTGATCCTACTAATGATCCTGTGATTGAACAAGTTCCAATAGAAGCTCATGGTGAACCTCAGGATCCAGTACAAGATGAAAATCTTGATTTGGGGGACGATGAGGTTGTGGTGAGAAGATCACAAAGAGCCCGCAGGCCTGCTATTCCTGATGACTATCTTGTCTATATgcaggaacatgagtttgatgtgggAGATGATTCTGAGCCAGCCACTTTTCAAGAAGTAGTGAATAGTCCTAAATCTGCATTGTGGGTGGATGCAATGAAAGAAGAATTGAgttctatgtcacaaaatgaagtttgggagttggttgaacTACCCAAAGGTTGTAGACCCATcggatgcaaatgggtgtataagatcaaacgtgactcAAATGGGCAAGTAGAGAGGTACAAGGCTCGACTTGTGGCTAAAGGTTATAGTCAGAGAGAGggcattgatttcaaagaaactTTTTCGCCTGTTTCCACCAAAGATTCGTTGCGAATCATTATGGCTATAGTTGCCCATTTTGACCTAGAACTCAAACAAATGGACGTAAGgactgccttcttgaatggagacCTATCTGAGGATGTGTACATGACTCAACCTGTAGGTTTTGAGAAGTCTGGCGAAGAACACATGGTTTGTAAACTCAAGAAGTCGAtatatgggcttaaacaagcatcaaggcagtggtatctcaagtttGATATGATTGTCACTCAAAATGGTTTCAAGGAGAATGTggtggatcaatgtatatacatgaaggtcagtgggagtagtTTCATTTTCTTAGtattgtatgttgatgacatcctgcttgcatctaataattctgacCTGTTGGCTGAGACAAAACAACTCTTGTTCAACCATTTTGACATGAAAGACCTTGGCGAAGCTTCTTATGTTCTTGGGATTCAAATCCTTCGAGATAGGGCCaatggtattcttcgtttgtctcagaaAACTTACATTGATCGGATTTTGAAAAGATTCAACATGCATTCATGTTCTTCTGGGAAAGCACCGATAGTGAAGGGTGACAAGTTCTCAAAGGctcaatgtccacaaaatgataaagagagagatgaaatgaaagctGTTCCTTATGCGTCACTGGTTGGTAGCCttatgtatgctcaagtatgcacacgccctgatattgcttttgttgtcggCGTGTTAGGTAGGTACTTGAGTGATCCCGGActtagccattggaaagcggCTAAGAAGGTCATGCggtatcttcagggtaccaaGGATCATATGTTGACCTATCGGCGAGCTAACACTCTggatatagttgggttcagtgacgcCGATTATGCGGGATGCGTGGACgataaaaagtccacttcaggctacatttatatgatggctggaggagctgtatcgtggaaaagtgtcaagcagacactcaCAGCTTCATCCACAATGGAGGCAGAGTATATggcgtgttatgaggctacttgtcaagccATATGGCTGCGGAATTTCATTTCAGCACTAGATGTTGTAGACTCTATCACGAGGccgctgaaattgtattgtgaTAATTCTGTagcagtagctttctctaagaacactaagagtacttctcgctcaaagcatatttatataaagtactattttgttaaagagaaagtcgctgagtccctcatttctatcgagtacacgcctaccactagcatgttagcagacccactaacgaaaggcTTACCTATATGTGTGTTTTTAGAACATGTTGCCCGAATGGGATTGTTGGGAGCCTAGCTTGTTAAGCTCAGTGGGAGTTTGTTATTTTTGTATTGGACATGCTAGTATTTCGTACGGATTGCTTATGACTTGTGTTTTGTTAAGAACATGCATTATGATGATGAAGTCACTTCTTTATTGTTGTTGTTACATATGTATGTTTATACGTATATTTTGTTGTTCATGGAAGTGACAGGTACAAAACGAGATGAATGCGCATAATCTCAATTTTGTTGTACCTCATGCATGTTTGGATTGATTGTTGATGATTGTTTTGAATTGAATGTCTACAAGGTCAATTCATACATGATATGTGTATCCTCTAGATATgatgttatgtatgttttatttgattACCTTATGTGGAATGATAGACATTGTTATGGTGGCTTGATTGtattgtccaagtgggagaatgttggaATTATTATAATGAACTAATACAATCATAGGTTTAATTCCATAATACACAATCATTAATTATGTGCCTAATTTTACACTaataaccataatgggatggttaataaattaactatatgTTAGAGGCACATGAGAGCACCCTTAATACTATAGTTGGCCCATTAAATTATAGTATACCATAAAAAGGACcacttaagccctattagtaaataTAACCCCTTAGGGTTATAAGGGTATGTCATGTATTTATATGAGTGATTGGTGTTAGAAGTGGTCATGAGGATATATGGTAATAAGAAGAAAAGGGGATAGCTCCACAAGTGCTCTCTAGGCTTTGCTCAAGTTTGGTGATCTTGGTGGTGATTCTCTTTGAAGTTCTTGAAGCAAAATGACTCACATGGAAGGATTAGGAGGTATGTGCATTTATTGATTTTGATGCTCTAAATAAATACTTGATCTTGCATTTATGATTATGAGTATGGTTGGTGATTAAAGTTTgcatttaatgctcataatcTATGTCATTGTTTTTCAACATATATACCTCAAGTGTAAAGAATAAAAAATGTAATCagtttataataaattagtaATGTATTTTATTAGGTTATCTCTAATTTAATAttcaaattatataaaaaaacctAAAAAATACTGGATAATAAGATGTAAAGTTTgttgaataatatatattataccaTTATTTTAAATTTGGAATCAAAATGGTTAGTATTTTATAATTTTGTTCCGGCAATTTTGTTCCCAGGGTTTGAATTTGTTAATTGTTGTTGACATTTACTACcgtaataaatataaatatagggtatatatatactatatgaCTCAGTACTCCATCAATctacaataaaaaaacaaaaagcaaaaaatatagaaaacaaagttaaaatgaaacaaataataataataataataataataataaatcatatttatttttctattttgttaTAATTGGTATTATGTAGTCCACAACTTCATTCAAGCTAAGGATAATTATAACAGTCGATAAGGATAATGTGTGTTTACTAAAATTCCGTTGACCAAATATATGCCAAACGGTatagaagaaaatagaagaatttTCCTCTTTTAAACTTGTTAAATattctcttttttcttctcatCTAAGAAAAATAGAAAACTAAATAAAAGGCACAGATAGCATAATAATGATAATCTAGAGAGAAATGGGTTCCAATTAGTGGCAGAAAAAGACAAAAGCAGATAGGGAATATTCTTACTATAGGAATATTCTTACTATATTTAACATCACGGCTTATATATATTactatagatatatatatatatatagctatatTCATATCCAaatattaatttttctaaaaCTTTGAAACCATGGAAGAAGAGCCACTACTACTTTACATGTCCCTTTCCTTCCTTATCCTCATCCTCTTAGGGTTCAAGCTCTATTATCCCTTCATTATCCAAACCAAAAAACGACACTACAAAACCCTACCACCGACTCCACCGTACTCACTCCCAATCATCGGCCACCTCCATCTCATCAAACACCCCTTCCACCGAACACTCCACCACCTATCTCGTAAATACGGCGACGTTTTGTTGCTCCACTTCGGCTCCCGCCGCGTGGTGGTGGTATCGTCGCCCTCGGCCGTGGAAGAATGCTTCACCAAAAACGACATCGTTCTGGCCAACCGGCCGCCTCTCCTTTTTGGGAAACACCTCGGCTACAACTACACCACCGTCACCCAATCCCCTTACGGCGACCACTGGCGCAACCTCCGCCGCATCGGCGCCATCGAGGTCTTCTCCTCGAGCCGTCTCAAGTCGTTCTCGGGGATCAGAAGAGACGAAATCAAACGACTGCTTcgcaaactaaacaacaataatagtAATAATGGTGGTACTGGTAGTGGTGAGTTTGCGAAGGTGGAGATGAAGTCGCTGTTCTCGGAGATGACTTATAACATCATGATGAGAATGCTGGCCGGAAAACGGTACTACGGGGAAGATTTATCGGACGAAGAAGAGGCGAGGCAGTTTAGGAAGATCATGAAGGAGGCTATATCCTATGCCGGTGCGACGAATCCCGGGGATTTCTTGCCGGTTCTGAACTGGTTTGGTGGTAAGAATGGTTATGAGAAGAGAGTGAAGAGGCTTGCGATGAGTACAGATGGGTTCTTGCAAGGTCTGATCGATGAGCATCGGAGCAAGAGGAGGAGTAGTAGTACTGCTACTATTCCTAGTCAACAAGACGATAGTATGATCAATCATATGCTTTCTTTGCAGGAGTCGCACCCTGATTATTACACTGACCAAATTATCAAAGGCTTTATGCTGGTACGTTAttagttaattatatatatatatatataaattaagaaaaatgggTGAAATGATTTTTCTCTCAAGGAGTTTTCGTAATGTTATTAGTACAATTTAATATAAGGTTAGACTTAtatgaatttaataaatactgTGAGTATCACTAACAAATCATTTAGTGTCacttcaatacttataaattaataatagttGTATAAGAGCTAACTATTATAATGGTAgacataaattataataatattatttcttatgatttattattaagaaatttattttcattatattttatatgaaatctaattatatgtatatttagaaaataactaataaaaataatatattattttatctatatttttatttgtataaatattaaagggtgatttttgtttttaaaattttaagttgaaagagtaaaatattcaattttttttaaataaaaagtgaATGAATAAGTAagaatttagaattaattattacatgatttttttttcaatcacTATAGAAGGATGATCATGTGTATGTatattatcttttgtttcttgtatATATTTAATTCAAGTACTACAAGAGAAAGTATTTTTTTGACCTTATTTGTGGAAAATCTAATGATCATGGCTaaatcaagaagaagaagaaaaaaaactagtGGGGGCAAAATGAATATAAAGACAAAAAtagtgtgaatttttttttataagaattaaacttaatatatatattttaaattaaattaacaatatatatcttaattttgatatttctataataatataataagtatgtagttttgtaataaaaattaatgcaattacttgtatatatataatttatcaaGTATATTCTTTGATTCGACCGCTTATTATTAATATTTGCgatgtgttattttttttttttttaaatggatgtGTTTAAAAGTAAGTCTTTTTTAATCATATATGGTTTCAAACTCAAAGTCGGTCAAGATATATTCTATTGCCCCTTATAATATAAAACCTGACGAAAAAGTATACACAtatctatactatatatatatatatgcacggATAATTTTTTTCAGTCAttctttttttgtttggtagTGAGTTACCGACTCTTATTTAGTAAGTCGTTGATATATCCTTTTTTCCTTACTTCATATAAATAtacttttaattatatatttatataaattaatagtaaataataaaataaaatttatagaATATGACTATTGCATTATTCAGTATTTCGTCTGGTCAATTTTCTTTTTTGACACTATTTTATTCACTCCATCTTGTCTTATGTTGTTTTGTCTTTTAAGTTTTTACTTCActgatttttttcttttgttccaTGCTTTTTACTGTTTTgaatactaaaaaaataatatttatctttTCCAGCAAATCATTTTCAATTTTTATATCatctattatttttctttttgacaAATCTGACTGATTTATATAATAAAAACTGATTTATTTGTGATTGTATATGCATAATATACATTATGTTGTATTAAGTATGCggagttattttttttttcttaatttattttttctattaaccaatatatataatatacactaATTATAATATGTTTATTCGTAGTTGTATATGCACAATATACAatataatatctatatatataaatttaatatgtatgattatattgtATTTAGTCAATTGCATTTATATAGTCATATAATAAAAGGCTATCATCATTTATTGAATATTAATACATACGAATGCAACGTGGTTTAATGCATGTGAAAGTTACACGTATTGATAGGCTTGTTGCTCGAGTCATACTATGCTGGTATGTTGATCACATATATACGGTCATCTTTCTttttataaacaaaaaataaattattaactgtgaactatttatttatattattatttaattttattacgaattcaaaacaaaaatatattatttttataaagagTAAAACGTAAGAAAAAAAGTAACACTGGTACCGGGTTGCTCGTGCCTTTGGCACGAGCCACTctcactagtatatatatatacaggggATATATATACATGACACCACTTTGGTACAACATTTAACTATTTTGACActtaaataattgaatttttttttacgaCGATGTACAATATTGTCATCTaagatattctgtaaattttcaagaaattctgaataatttatagtactaAAAATAAGTTTCGAACAATTGAATTTTACTTGTGCATACACAAAATTAGACACGCGCACAACATTTCAAAATTTCTTGTGCAAATAAAATTCAACTGTTTGAATATTgttttcggcactataaattattcagaatttcttaaaaatttacaaCTTAAATGACTACAATATACACACCGAAATACCTACTAACTGCACAAgtgcatatatttatatattagaaTGAGAAAACTGACAGTTATTAGGCATAGATTCTATatagggtttatatatttttagatcctgtgttttgtctaattacctgtttggactctgtgttttcacaaattactttttggactctatgatttataaaataattcaaatagactcctaaacccaattttgatcaaatttttttgaactaaaatcacaaataattcattaaactaacaactcagaacaaaaatatattcattctgcctaagaactgtgttgttatattcaattttttgttcatcaaaatcatatttagggacttatttgaaccattttacaaaatacatggtccaaaaaataatttgtcaaaatacaaagtccaaacaaataatgaaaaaaaatactGAGTCTAAAAAAAGTAAAAATCCTTATATATACACACGAGAATATAATAACTCTGGCTCTCTAATTTTTCAGGTATTGTTGCTAGCTGGGACTGACACATCATCAGTGACATTAGAATGGGCAATGTCCAATCTACTTAACCATCCACACATTCTCAAAAAAGCCAAATCAGAGATTGATGATCAAGTTGGACAACACCATTTGGTGGATGAACAAGATCTTTCCAAACTTCCATACCTTCAAAGCATTATTTCCGAGACCTTACGACTCTACCCAGCAGCTCCATTGCTCGTTCCTCACTACTCATCAGAAGATTGCACTATTAAAGGATTTGACATTCCACGTGGCACAATCTTATTAGTTAATGCATGGGCTATACACAGAGATCCAAAGATATGGGGTGACAATGCTGAGAGTTTTAAGCCCGAGAGGTTCGACCTCGCGGGTGGGGACGAAGGTGCTGGACTTTTCAACAAGCTAATGCCTTTTGGATTGGGAAGAAGGGCTTGTCCTGGATCGGGCTTGGCCCAACGTGTAATTGGCTTGACTTTGGGGTGTTTGATACAGTGCTTTGAGTGGGAAATGATCAGTGAAGAAAAAATCAACATGAGTGAAGTCAGAGGTGTCACAATACCGAAAGCTATTCCATTAGAAGCTATGTGCAAACCACGTCCTATCATGAACTCGGTTCTATGTGACTCTATTCATGATATTTAATCATAAAATAGAGTTTAATGCAAATTTTCATTACTTCTATGTTGAATATTATATATCAATGATAAGTTGAAGATCATGACTTGGTTTGAGGTTGTTGGGCATTGTTGTCTAAAAGTATGTATTTGTAAAGTTTACTTGAAATTAATAAAAGTGAAAACTTTCTATAATTTATGGATTATGTTATtattgaataatatatatatataaggatgGATTATGTTATTgttgaataatatatataaatattagaaaatttgtAAGTTAGTTAATGTAACTATGATATTAGTATAAACGAGTTATATACGAGAGGATTAACAACCTAGTAGATAATGAACTAAATAGTTTTGGGATTTAtgccattaatgaaactatattTCTCATGTAACACATTTTTatcatcaataaaagaagtagatttcattttgtttattcaatcgcattgttcgcttgttttattacatgtttattcaattaatacaatcATTCATAAAATTCCGAACATATATAGaaagttacaattatagtgactaggtcacagtggattatagttgtaattatatgttcaaaagaatgagtcctaagattaaatcagtgtattggattttcactgatttggtaatctacgatatgatctacttacacattcggggcattaaccaagtagataagatcagatgtatttggttacatcggattaagaccaatattgattattgatagataaataagtatcattattatcaaatataattaatgtcacaacgttgatcatatgtcaagtcgatcttaattctgagtgataatatggtaatatattatttaaatcttttgatttgttcgttatcAACTTACCCTACGCtttagcctatacttacatcatggagatttagtagtgtaattgagtgtgagtattattcatagatatggaatctataactTCTGCATGAGAAGTGAAAAAATGTTTCCTTAAttactttgttcaaaaggttaaatgattgagatctcatttctgtgttTCAGTTCACAGAagtatcatttataaggaacttagtgagagttaaaaataaaatactgatgagggataaaatggtaattttcatccaactcgttagtaagtcatcgacagaggattgactgactctaatggttataacaatggataacatatttgtggtttggaaaatacgttctatgaattcaagagttcaattccgaatctatagtgaattcatgaggaattaataaattgtgagataatttatttgataaataaactcacgagaatttattgaagcttgtattcatggattCATGGTTCTCATGTCGTCTCttattaaattaagtttaatagtctcaaacaattgatttaattatcaattttgactgtctttttcgctatcaattTAATaacagaacttaaagaaaataaagaagataAACATCGAGAGtttacgtggttcaagttatAGAACAACCCTACTCCACGAGTCTTTAGTATCAgtgttcttgaagcttgagataacaagcttcaatggaggttttctcGGGTAGCGTATATATTTCTCTGAGTACAAAAGTCGTG
The genomic region above belongs to Humulus lupulus chromosome 1, drHumLupu1.1, whole genome shotgun sequence and contains:
- the LOC133812798 gene encoding cytochrome P450 81Q32-like; this encodes MEEEPLLLYMSLSFLILILLGFKLYYPFIIQTKKRHYKTLPPTPPYSLPIIGHLHLIKHPFHRTLHHLSRKYGDVLLLHFGSRRVVVVSSPSAVEECFTKNDIVLANRPPLLFGKHLGYNYTTVTQSPYGDHWRNLRRIGAIEVFSSSRLKSFSGIRRDEIKRLLRKLNNNNSNNGGTGSGEFAKVEMKSLFSEMTYNIMMRMLAGKRYYGEDLSDEEEARQFRKIMKEAISYAGATNPGDFLPVLNWFGGKNGYEKRVKRLAMSTDGFLQGLIDEHRSKRRSSSTATIPSQQDDSMINHMLSLQESHPDYYTDQIIKGFMLVLLLAGTDTSSVTLEWAMSNLLNHPHILKKAKSEIDDQVGQHHLVDEQDLSKLPYLQSIISETLRLYPAAPLLVPHYSSEDCTIKGFDIPRGTILLVNAWAIHRDPKIWGDNAESFKPERFDLAGGDEGAGLFNKLMPFGLGRRACPGSGLAQRVIGLTLGCLIQCFEWEMISEEKINMSEVRGVTIPKAIPLEAMCKPRPIMNSVLCDSIHDI